In a genomic window of Streptomyces sp. BHT-5-2:
- a CDS encoding response regulator transcription factor, producing MTIRVLLADDQEMVRDALRAVIDRRPDFEVVGAAADGTEAVALATELRPDVVVMDVRMPGMNGVEATRRLHADWPHPGPPPRVLVLTTFDLDEYVHAALRAGAGGFLLKNSPPDQLAHALRVVAEGEAMLAPSVTHRLIGAFTALPAGLLPGAPPRHDAAARLLDALTARELEVLVLVARGRSNLQIGEDLGLSQPTVKSRVNRILTRLGLDNRVQAALLAHEAGLLRPGAL from the coding sequence ATGACGATCCGTGTGCTGCTCGCCGACGACCAGGAGATGGTCCGGGACGCGCTGCGGGCGGTCATCGACCGCCGCCCGGACTTCGAGGTCGTCGGGGCCGCCGCCGACGGCACGGAGGCGGTCGCGCTCGCCACCGAGCTGCGGCCGGACGTGGTGGTGATGGACGTCCGGATGCCCGGCATGAACGGCGTCGAGGCCACCCGCCGGCTGCACGCCGACTGGCCGCACCCCGGCCCGCCGCCCCGTGTCCTGGTCCTGACCACCTTCGACCTGGACGAGTACGTGCACGCCGCACTGCGGGCCGGGGCCGGCGGATTCCTGCTCAAGAACAGCCCGCCGGACCAACTCGCCCACGCCCTGCGGGTGGTGGCCGAGGGAGAGGCGATGCTCGCCCCCAGCGTCACCCACCGGCTGATCGGCGCCTTCACGGCACTGCCCGCGGGCCTGCTGCCCGGCGCCCCGCCTCGGCACGACGCCGCCGCCCGGCTGCTCGACGCCCTCACCGCCCGCGAACTGGAGGTGCTGGTCCTCGTCGCCCGGGGCCGCTCCAACCTCCAGATCGGCGAGGACCTCGGCCTGTCCCAACCCACCGTGAAAAGCCGCGTCAACCGCATCCTCACCCGCCTCGGCCTGGACAACCGCGTGCAGGCCGCCCTCCTCGCCCATGAGGCGGGGCTCCTCCGGCCCGGCGCGCTCTGA